CGAGCCGCCATACATGCCGCCGTAGTAGATACCGGCAAACATGATCAGTGAACCGGCAGGGTCGAGCTTGTAGGTGACAGGCAGAAGAAGGGCAACCGTCAGCGCCGGGCCGATGCCCGGCAGAACGCCGACTGCAGTGCCAAGCGTGACGCCGACGAAGGCGTAAAGAAGGTTCATCGGCTGCATGGCGACCAGGATGCCCTGGAAGAGGAATTCGAAGGTGCTCATCGCATCCAATCCTAGAAGAAGAGTCTCTCGAACGGTCCGGCAGGCAGCGTGAGCTGCAACATCTGCGAGAAAATGATCCAGACGACGAAGCTGAAGACGATTCCCGTCGGGATCGAAAGCCAGAGCTTGCGACGTCCGAAACCGCGCGCAGTGAAGGCAAAGAGAATGCCTGTGGCAATCGAGAAGCCGGCCGTTTTCAGAAGCAGCATTTGCGCCGCAAGACCGGCAACAATCCAGATGACGGGAGCGACTTCCTGATGCTCGCGCTCGGGAAACTCATTGCGCAACGCCTCAAAGACGGTCCAGATGCCGAGGCCGATCAACCCGAACGCCACGACCTTTGGCGCGGTAGCCGGTCCGATGCGGGCATACTGGGCGATCGCTTTCATATGCGTGGCATCCCAAAGCATGACGGCGGCAAGGACGAAAAGACAGATGGCAATGATCAGCGCCGCCCAATCCGGGCGGCGCTTCGTTGCCAAGGGTGCGTTACCCCTGCTCATTTAACAAGCCCGATCTCTTTGAGGATGCCTTCGGTTGCCAAGACGTCCTTCTCGAGCTGCGCCTTGAAGGCATCGCCGGCGAGGTAGGTGTCGGCCCAGCCCTTCGTCTTCAGGATTTCCTGCCAGCCTGCCGACTTGGAAAGCTTGTCGAAATCAGCGGTGATGGCAGCCGTCTGCTCAGGCGTCAGGCCGGGAGCGGCGGCGACCATCCGCCAGTTCTGCACGCTGACATCGACGCCGGATTCCTTCAGCGTCGGGGCATCGACGCCGTCAATGCGCTTATCGCTCGACACGGCAAGCAGGCGGAGCTGCCCGGCCTTCACCTGCGATTCGAACTCGCCATAGCCTGAGATGCCGGCCGTCACCTGTCCGCCCAAGATAGCGGCAAGTGCCTCACCACCGCCCGAGAAGGCGACATAGTTGATCTTCGTCGGATCGACGCCGGCGGCCTTCGCGATGAGACCGACGGCAATGTGGT
Above is a window of Rhizobium etli 8C-3 DNA encoding:
- a CDS encoding tripartite tricarboxylate transporter TctB family protein encodes the protein MSRGNAPLATKRRPDWAALIIAICLFVLAAVMLWDATHMKAIAQYARIGPATAPKVVAFGLIGLGIWTVFEALRNEFPEREHQEVAPVIWIVAGLAAQMLLLKTAGFSIATGILFAFTARGFGRRKLWLSIPTGIVFSFVVWIIFSQMLQLTLPAGPFERLFF
- a CDS encoding Bug family tripartite tricarboxylate transporter substrate binding protein produces the protein MKHTFLATLFAAAIALPAYSADYTIMAPAAPGGGWDQTARSLQTVMQKEGISGNVQVQNVPGAGGTIGLAQFASQNSGNPNALIVGGYVMVGAILTNQSPVTLKDVTPIARLTGEYEAIVVPTSSDIKTMGDLVAKLKADPGSVSWGGGSAGGTDHIAVGLIAKAAGVDPTKINYVAFSGGGEALAAILGGQVTAGISGYGEFESQVKAGQLRLLAVSSDKRIDGVDAPTLKESGVDVSVQNWRMVAAAPGLTPEQTAAITADFDKLSKSAGWQEILKTKGWADTYLAGDAFKAQLEKDVLATEGILKEIGLVK